From Candidatus Nomurabacteria bacterium, one genomic window encodes:
- a CDS encoding Fic family protein — translation METNIIGEDVDQKEGFKAFVPDDFPPAELMNISGDVLQKIAQAGHLVGKLDGTTHQLPDVDFFLKMFIFKDATASAQIEGTKATMVDALEMEAGLVSVEDTDADDILHYIEALNFGIERLCDLPMSKRFIKELHSKLMTNARATHFADPGEWRRSQNWIGGTAPSNALYVPPPVEEMERSLNDFENYLHNETITLPLIHTAYMHSQFETIHPFLDGNGRTGRLLITLQLYRFGLLEKPVLFLSSYFKQNQKEYYRALHEYHHGDPEVWLEFFIDGVIKTAQDAIVACRSINELYIGDTQKIQQLGKRESESSMKVLLKLFGHPIVTSTTIMNWTSFSRNGAQNVIDRLVEMEILEPRDESEKYGKSYSYRKYFEVFTNHQ, via the coding sequence ATGGAAACAAATATTATCGGTGAAGATGTAGATCAAAAAGAAGGATTCAAAGCTTTTGTGCCTGACGATTTTCCTCCTGCAGAACTGATGAATATTTCAGGAGATGTTTTGCAAAAAATAGCACAAGCTGGACATCTCGTCGGCAAACTCGATGGTACCACACACCAACTTCCAGATGTAGACTTCTTTTTGAAGATGTTCATTTTTAAAGATGCAACAGCTTCAGCTCAGATTGAGGGAACAAAGGCAACTATGGTTGATGCCCTTGAAATGGAAGCTGGCCTTGTAAGTGTTGAAGATACCGATGCTGATGACATTCTTCATTACATAGAAGCACTAAACTTTGGTATTGAGAGACTGTGCGATTTACCAATGTCAAAGCGCTTCATTAAAGAGCTGCACTCAAAGCTAATGACTAATGCCCGTGCTACTCATTTTGCAGATCCTGGGGAATGGCGACGTTCACAAAATTGGATTGGAGGAACTGCACCAAGCAATGCTTTATATGTTCCACCGCCAGTTGAAGAGATGGAGAGGTCGCTTAATGACTTTGAAAACTACCTACACAATGAAACGATAACGCTTCCTCTGATTCATACTGCTTACATGCACTCACAGTTTGAAACCATCCATCCATTTTTAGATGGTAATGGAAGGACGGGTCGTCTTCTTATAACTCTACAACTGTACCGATTTGGTTTGCTCGAGAAACCAGTACTTTTCCTGTCTTCTTACTTTAAGCAAAACCAAAAAGAGTACTATCGAGCTTTGCATGAATATCATCATGGTGACCCAGAAGTATGGCTAGAGTTCTTTATAGATGGTGTAATTAAGACTGCTCAAGATGCTATTGTGGCTTGTCGTTCCATCAATGAACTCTATATAGGAGATACACAAAAGATTCAACAACTTGGTAAGCGTGAGTCGGAAAGTAGTATGAAAGTCCTGCTGAAACTATTTGGTCATCCAATCGTAACTAGTACAACCATTATGAACTGGACTAGCTTTAGTCGTAATGGTGCTCAGAATGTTATAGATCGCTTGGTGGAAATGGAAATTTTGGAACCGAGAGACGAGAGTGAAAAGTATGGAAAATCCTATTCATACAGGAAGTACTTCGAGGTATTTACTAATCATCAGTAA
- a CDS encoding acylphosphatase — translation MIEMRAVITGAVQGVAYRMYAQESATELELVGFVRNESDGSVTVVAQGQADVLKAFVEYLHEGSLMSQVESVAVEWGSVSKTYDEFSVLH, via the coding sequence ATGATTGAAATGCGAGCAGTGATCACAGGTGCCGTGCAAGGAGTTGCGTATCGAATGTACGCGCAAGAGTCTGCGACTGAGCTGGAGTTGGTCGGGTTTGTGCGAAATGAATCCGATGGATCAGTGACAGTGGTGGCACAAGGACAGGCAGACGTACTGAAGGCATTTGTTGAGTACTTGCACGAAGGCTCGCTTATGTCGCAGGTGGAAAGTGTGGCAGTCGAATGGGGAAGTGTCTCCAAAACCTACGACGAGTTTTCTGTGTTACATTAA
- a CDS encoding nicotinamide mononucleotide transporter — translation METNNTWITRLLGNRTTHKEHLYVVVTMALVTILYELIAAKLIPDFVFSTYEFIGTWAGLVCVWLTRTQNVLCWPWGILSSVMFGFLFAEIGLPGQQWLNWGYFLVIQVWAWPYWVFGGRDHSELKVSRLTRRGWVMVVAVLVVGTYLVYQVIDTFAPGSLYPVLDALVVVASVTAQFLLGRKKIESWWLWLGPVNLISIILFYTAGAYVVMALYVAFFIHAVFALRSWYGEVGESAIIIPAYVQERISDR, via the coding sequence ATGGAAACAAACAACACCTGGATCACACGGTTGCTCGGTAACCGCACTACACACAAAGAACATTTGTATGTCGTGGTTACCATGGCGCTCGTCACGATTTTGTATGAACTGATCGCTGCCAAATTAATTCCTGATTTCGTCTTCAGTACCTATGAATTCATTGGTACGTGGGCGGGCCTCGTCTGCGTATGGCTCACTCGTACCCAAAACGTACTCTGCTGGCCGTGGGGCATACTCAGTTCGGTGATGTTTGGGTTCCTTTTCGCTGAGATCGGTTTACCTGGCCAACAGTGGCTTAACTGGGGGTACTTCCTAGTGATTCAGGTTTGGGCGTGGCCATACTGGGTATTTGGTGGTCGTGATCACTCTGAACTCAAGGTCTCCAGGTTGACTCGTCGGGGCTGGGTGATGGTAGTAGCGGTTCTTGTGGTCGGTACATATCTGGTGTATCAGGTGATCGATACCTTTGCACCAGGTTCGCTCTATCCGGTACTTGATGCGTTGGTGGTGGTGGCAAGCGTGACCGCGCAGTTCTTGCTCGGTCGGAAGAAGATCGAGAGTTGGTGGTTATGGCTTGGTCCGGTCAACCTTATCTCGATCATACTGTTCTACACGGCTGGTGCGTATGTAGTGATGGCACTGTATGTCGCATTCTTTATTCATGCTGTTTTTGCGCTTCGTAGTTGGTATGGTGAAGTGGGGGAATCAGCAATAATCATTCCTGCATATGTTCAAGAAAGGATTAGTGATCGGTAA
- a CDS encoding AAA family ATPase, whose protein sequence is MFKKGLVIGKFYPPHRGHKYLIDTAQAASEEVTVIVCYKQTESIPGYLRAAWIQQIHPQARVMLIEDNKLSDDDSKGWAAFTKEILGYTPDAVFTSEDYGDAYASFMGSVHVLVDRMRTTVPVSGTLVRSNAQSYLDFLEPVVRAYFVKRVCVLGAESTGTTTLAKALAEHYQTAWVPEYGRYFSEGKLPLGDKLRWRTEEFVSIAKAQQQFENSLAETANKVLIADTDAFATSVWHERYLGTSAPAVEAVANTSQPDLYIVTGDEIPFEQDGTRDGEHIRHGMHTRFIEKLTETKRPFLLVQGTLDERMQTATKAIDMLLV, encoded by the coding sequence ATGTTCAAGAAAGGATTAGTGATCGGTAAGTTCTATCCGCCGCACCGCGGGCATAAGTATCTTATCGATACTGCGCAGGCGGCCTCCGAAGAGGTGACGGTGATCGTTTGTTACAAGCAAACGGAATCTATTCCTGGATATCTACGAGCTGCATGGATACAGCAGATCCACCCGCAAGCACGAGTGATGCTCATTGAAGACAATAAGTTGTCAGATGATGATTCAAAGGGCTGGGCGGCCTTCACTAAGGAGATTCTTGGCTACACACCAGACGCGGTCTTTACCTCAGAAGACTATGGTGACGCGTACGCTTCCTTTATGGGTTCGGTGCATGTGTTGGTTGATAGGATGCGTACGACTGTGCCGGTTAGCGGTACGCTTGTGCGCAGTAATGCGCAATCGTATCTCGATTTTCTTGAGCCGGTAGTGCGAGCGTACTTCGTGAAACGAGTGTGTGTACTCGGAGCAGAGTCCACTGGCACCACCACGCTCGCAAAGGCATTGGCTGAACATTATCAAACTGCTTGGGTGCCTGAGTACGGTCGGTACTTTTCGGAAGGGAAGCTGCCGCTTGGTGACAAGCTGCGTTGGCGGACAGAAGAATTTGTATCGATCGCTAAAGCACAACAACAGTTCGAAAATAGTCTCGCTGAGACAGCGAATAAAGTACTGATCGCGGACACAGATGCCTTTGCAACCAGCGTTTGGCACGAGCGATACCTAGGTACCAGCGCACCGGCGGTAGAAGCGGTCGCGAACACTTCGCAGCCTGACTTGTACATTGTGACGGGTGACGAGATCCCGTTTGAACAAGATGGTACGCGCGACGGAGAACATATTCGTCATGGTATGCATACACGATTCATCGAAAAACTCACTGAGACCAAGCGACCGTTCTTACTGGTGCAAGGCACGCTCGATGAAAGAATGCAGACAGCTACCAAAGCGATCGATATGCTTTTGGTGTGA